A window of Rhinolophus ferrumequinum isolate MPI-CBG mRhiFer1 chromosome X, mRhiFer1_v1.p, whole genome shotgun sequence contains these coding sequences:
- the MID1IP1 gene encoding mid1-interacting protein 1, translated as MMQICDTYNQKHSLFNAMNRFIGAVNNMDQTVMVPSLLRDVPLAEPGLDNDVSVEVGGSGGCLEERTPPAPGPGSANGSFFAPSRDMYSHYVLLKSIRNDIEWGVLHQPPQPAGSEEGSAWKSKDILVDLSHLEGADAGEEDLEQQFHYHLRGLHTVLSKLTRKANILTNRYKQEIGFSNWGH; from the coding sequence ATGATGCAAATCTGCGACACCTACAACCAGAAGCACTCGCTCTTTAATGCCATGAACCGCTTCATCGGCGCCGTGAACAACATGGACCAGACGGTGATGGTGCCCAGCCTGCTGCGCGACGTGCCCCTGGCCGAGCCCGGGCTGGACAACGATGTCAGCGTGGAGGTAGGCGGTAGTGGCGGCTGCCTGGAGGAGCGCACGCCCCCCGCCCCGGGCCCGGGCAGCGCCAATGGCAGCTTTTTCGCGCCCTCTCGGGACATGTACAGCCACTACGTGCTGCTCAAGTCCATCCGCAACGACATCGAGTGGGGGGTCCTGCACCAGCCGCCACAACCAGCcgggagcgaggagggcagcgcCTGGAAGTCCAAAGACATCCTGGTGGACCTGAGCCACTTGGAGGGCGCGGACGCCGGCGAGGAGGACCTGGAACAGCAGTTTCACTACCACCTGCGCGGGCTGCACACTGTGCTCTCCAAACTTACGCGCAAAGCCAACATCCTCACCAACAGATACAAGCAGGAGATCGGCTTCAGCAATTGGGGCCACTGA